The proteins below come from a single Miscanthus floridulus cultivar M001 chromosome 1, ASM1932011v1, whole genome shotgun sequence genomic window:
- the LOC136483038 gene encoding lysine-specific demethylase JMJ26-like isoform X3, translated as MAISEDPEGAAGDGGGVTKRGIKARGKGAAKGRGRPKLRSEDRSFVAPVMDGVAVGDRVLRERRHAPNVFCERDTDDDNEETATNQSKRQRKKRNDAGKKRGPRKTKPEHVDSKAHFPNSKCHGDRKGGGVETIRGKDSWKGEVLQTAKKRKKGDAGKVSVTKRLKREDEEQRKALSSKHKGCDETDRKRKKMLTGDNALMCHQCQRNDKGRVVWCNSCSNKRFCVPCIERWYPNLSEDEFAAKCPYCRKNCNCKGCLRMRGVEEPPKKEISEENQISYACDVVRLLLPWLRKLRQEQMEEKKLEAKIKGVLVNDTKLEQAECNLDERVYCNNCKTSIVDFHRSCKYCFYDLCLECCGEIRKGEIPGGEEITKVEPENRGRDYLFGTTKSKDGSKGFSLRRHSSENEPSNGIGSSEGASNSLALWKAESDGSIPCPPKELGGCGGSMLDLKCFFPEKMLSNLEERADRIMRSEVFANAVAKRSHRCPCYDHSGNIRTQDVRAAANRKGSSDNHLYSPVATAIKEDDLVHFQMHWSKGEPVIVSDVLHLTSGLSWEPLVMWRALREKKTNGDVEDEHFAVRAVDCLDWCEVEINIHMFFVGYMKGRTHTVAHWPEMLKLKDWPPSSSFDQRLPRHGAEFISALPFPEYTDPRYGPLNLAVKLPDGALKPDLGPKTYIAYGFYQELGRGDSVTKLHCDMSDAVNILTHTAQVPYECYQPVKIEKTRKKMKEQDLQELYGVSESRNITVDEMPKTSCLDINVVPPVNTKSKVQSEAGQCSDYIDKDKSYAGMHNGERTGGALWDIFRREDSDKLQDYLRKRAMEFRHIHCDPVKQVIHPIHDQTFYLTEEHKRKLKEEYGVEPWTFEQKLGEAVFIPAGCPHQVRNLKSCIKVAMDFVSPENVDECIKLTGEFRRLPPGHRAKEDKLEIKKIALHALNQVINFLDPSSEGLKSGAAQPKNKKEAEAEEQKMPKRGRQCRKSSDEATEDKPEKKAGRQRGEKSGDGKSKDDAVDEKPPKRQSNHLKGSGKPR; from the exons ATGGCCATCTCGGAGGACCCAGAGGGAGCCGCGGGCGATGGTGGCGGGGTGACGAAGCGGGGGATCAAAGCGCGGGGGAAAGGCGCCGCTAAGGGGCGCGGGAGGCCCAAGCTGCGGAGCGAAGACAGGTCCTTCGTGGCGCCGGTGATGGATGGGGTGGCGGTCGGGGACCGGGTGCTCAGGGAGAGGAGGCACGCGCCCAACGTCTTCTGCGAGCGCGACACGGATGACGACAATGAG GAGACTGCAACCAACCAATCCAAGCGTCAGAGAAAGAAGAGAAATGATGCTGGCAAGAAGAGGGGGCCTAGGAAAACCAAACCAGAACATGTGGACAGCAAGGCTCACTTCCCCAACAGCAAATGCCACGGTGACAGGAAGGGG GGTGGTGTTGAGACAATTAGGGGCAAGGACTCATGGAAGGGTGAGGTTTTACAAACcgcaaagaagaggaagaaaggagATGCAGGGAAGGTTTCTGTTACAAAAAGGTTGAAAAGAGAGGATGAAGAACAAAGGAAGGCCTTATCCTCCAAGCATAAAGGTTGTGATGAAACTGATAGG AAACGGAAGAAGATGTTGACTGGGGATAATGCCCTGATGTGCCACCAGTGCCAGAGGAATGATAAAGGGAGGGTGGTCTGGTGTAATTCATGCAGCAATAAGCGCTTCTGTGTGCCATGCATTGAAAGATG GTATCCTAATTTGTCAGAAGACGAATTTGCTGCAAAATGCCCATATTGTCGCAAGAACTGTAATTGCAAGGGATGCCTACGAATGCGAGGGGTTGAAGAG CCTCCAAAGAAGGAAATTTCTGAAGAAAACCAAATCTCTTATGCTTGTGATGTTGTGCGCTTGTTGCTTCCCTGGTTGAGAAAACTGCGACAGGAGCAGATGGAGGAGAAGAAATTGGAGGCTAAAATAAAAG GTGTTTTGGTTAATGATACGAAGTTGGAACAAGCTGAATGTAATCTAGATGAACGTGTCTACTG CAATAATTGTAAAACTTCTATAGTTGATTTTCATAGAAGCTGCAAGTATTGCTTTTATGATCTGTGCCTTGAATGCTGCGGGGAGATCCGCAAAGGTGAGATTCCTGGAGGAGAAGAGATAACGAAAGTAGAGCCTGAAAATAGAGGCCGGGATTATCTTTTTGGTACTACTAAGTCAAAGGATGGGAGTAAAGGGTTCTCCTTGAGGAGGCACAGCTCAGAAAATGAGCCTTCCAATGGAATAGGTTCTAGTGAGGGGGCAAGTAACTCTCTGGCGCTGTGGAAAGCAGAAAGTGATGGTAGCATACCTTGCCCACCAAAGGAGCTAGGAGGCTGTGGTGGTTCGATGTTGGACCTCAAGTGTTTTTTTCCAGAAAAGATGCTTTCCAATTTAGAAGAACGAGCTGACAGAATTATGAGGAGTGAAGTATTTGCAAACGCAGTAGCCAAAAGAAGTCATAGGTGCCCTTGTTATGACCATTCAGGGAACATAAGAACTCAGGATGTGCGAGCGGCTGCAAATAGGAAAGGCTCAAGTGATAACCACCTGTACTCCCCAGTTGCCACTGCTATCAAGGAGGATGACTTGGTGCACTTTCAGATGCATTGGTCCAAGGGTGAACCAGTTATTGTTTCTGACGTTCTACATTTGACTTCTGGTCTCAGTTGGGAGCCATTAGTTATGTGGCGGGCGTTGCGAGAGAAAAAGACTAATGGTGACGTAGAAGATGAGCACTTTGCTGTCAGGGCAGTAGATTGCCTCGATTGGTGTGAG GTGGAAATTAATATACACATGTTTTTTGTGGGATATATGAAAGGCAGAACGCACACCGTGGCACACTGGCCTGAGATGCTTAAGCTAAAGGACTGGCCACCatctagttcatttgatcagagATTGCCTCGCCATGGTGCTGAGTTTATCAGTGCATTGCCATTTCCTGAGTACACTGATCCTCGATATGGTCCGCTAAATCTTGCAGTCAAGCTTCCTGATGGTGCATTGAAGCCAGATCTTGGACCAAAAACTTACATTGCTTATGGATTTTACCAGGAGTTGGGCAGGGGTGATTCTGTGACCAAGCTTCACTGTGACATGTCTGATGCG GTAAATATATtgacacacacagcacaagtGCCCTACGAGTGTTATCAACCTGTGAAGATAGAGAAAACCAGAAAGAAAATGAAAGAGCAAGATCTTCAGGAACTTTATGGTGTTTCAGAATCCAGGAATATAACTGTTGATGAAATGCCAAAGACCTCAT GTTTGGACATCAATGTTGTACCACCTGTTAATACTAAATCTAAGGTACAAAGTGAGGCAGGCCAGTGTTCAGACTACATTGACAAGGATAAAAGTTATGCTGGGATGCATAACGGGGAGAGAACTGGTGGTGCTTTATGGGATATTTTCCGAAGAGAAGATTCTGACAAGCTACAAGATTATCTTAGGAAACGTGCCATGGAATTCCGGCACATCCATTGCGATCCTGTGAAGCAG GTTATTCACCCAATTCATGATCAGACTTTCTACTTAACTGAGGAGCATAAGAGAAAGCTCAAGGAAGAATACG GTGTTGAACCGTGGACTTTTGAGCAGAAGCTTGGTGAAGCAGTTTTTATTCCTGCTGGGTGTCCTCACCAAGTGAGAAATTTGAAG TCTTGCATCAAGGTTGCAATGGACTTTGTTTCCCCAGAAAATGTTGATGAGTGCATAAAACTGACTGGAGAGTTTAGGCGACTTCCACCTGGTCACAGGGCTAAAGAGGATAAACTGGAG ATTAAGAAGATTGCTCTTCATGCTCTAAACCAAGTAATAAATTTCTTGGATCCTTCCTCTGAGGG GTTGAAGAGTGGGGCTGCCCAACCTAAGAATAAAAAAGAAGCTGAAGCTGAAGAACAGAAGATGCCTAAAAGGGGTCGCCAATGTCGCAAGTCCAGTGATGAAGCTACTGAAGATAAGCCCGAAAAGAAGGCTGGTCGTCAAAGAGGTGAGAAGAGCGGAGACGGCAAGTCCAAAGATGACGCTGTTGATGAGAAGCCTCCTAAAAGGCAGAGCAATCACCTGAAAGGCTCTGGCAAGCCTAGGTGA
- the LOC136483038 gene encoding lysine-specific demethylase JMJ26-like isoform X2 gives MAISEDPEGAAGDGGGVTKRGIKARGKGAAKGRGRPKLRSEDRSFVAPVMDGVAVGDRVLRERRHAPNVFCERDTDDDNEETATNQSKRQRKKRNDAGKKRGPRKTKPEHVDSKAHFPNSKCHGDRKGGGVETIRGKDSWKGEVLQTAKKRKKGDAGKVSVTKRLKREDEEQRKALSSKHKGCDETDRKRKKMLTGDNALMCHQCQRNDKGRVVWCNSCSNKRFCVPCIERWYPNLSEDEFAAKCPYCRKNCNCKGCLRMRGVEEPPKKEISEENQISYACDVVRLLLPWLRKLRQEQMEEKKLEAKIKGVLVNDTKLEQAECNLDERVYCNNCKTSIVDFHRSCKYCFYDLCLECCGEIRKGEIPGGEEITKVEPENRGRDYLFGTTKSKDGSKGFSLRRHSSENEPSNGIGSSEGASNSLALWKAESDGSIPCPPKELGGCGGSMLDLKCFFPEKMLSNLEERADRIMRSEVFANAVAKRSHRCPCYDHSGNIRTQDVRAAANRKGSSDNHLYSPVATAIKEDDLVHFQMHWSKGEPVIVSDVLHLTSGLSWEPLVMWRALREKKTNGDVEDEHFAVRAVDCLDWCEVEINIHMFFVGYMKGRTHTVAHWPEMLKLKDWPPSSSFDQRLPRHGAEFISALPFPEYTDPRYGPLNLAVKLPDGALKPDLGPKTYIAYGFYQELGRGDSVTKLHCDMSDAVNILTHTAQVPYECYQPVKIEKTRKKMKEQDLQELYGVSESRNITVDEMPKTSCNDGLDINVVPPVNTKSKVQSEAGQCSDYIDKDKSYAGMHNGERTGGALWDIFRREDSDKLQDYLRKRAMEFRHIHCDPVKQVIHPIHDQTFYLTEEHKRKLKEEYGVEPWTFEQKLGEAVFIPAGCPHQVRNLKSCIKVAMDFVSPENVDECIKLTGEFRRLPPGHRAKEDKLEIKKIALHALNQVINFLDPSSEGLKSGAAQPKNKKEAEAEEQKMPKRGRQCRKSSDEATEDKPEKKAGRQRGEKSGDGKSKDDAVDEKPPKRQSNHLKGSGKPR, from the exons ATGGCCATCTCGGAGGACCCAGAGGGAGCCGCGGGCGATGGTGGCGGGGTGACGAAGCGGGGGATCAAAGCGCGGGGGAAAGGCGCCGCTAAGGGGCGCGGGAGGCCCAAGCTGCGGAGCGAAGACAGGTCCTTCGTGGCGCCGGTGATGGATGGGGTGGCGGTCGGGGACCGGGTGCTCAGGGAGAGGAGGCACGCGCCCAACGTCTTCTGCGAGCGCGACACGGATGACGACAATGAG GAGACTGCAACCAACCAATCCAAGCGTCAGAGAAAGAAGAGAAATGATGCTGGCAAGAAGAGGGGGCCTAGGAAAACCAAACCAGAACATGTGGACAGCAAGGCTCACTTCCCCAACAGCAAATGCCACGGTGACAGGAAGGGG GGTGGTGTTGAGACAATTAGGGGCAAGGACTCATGGAAGGGTGAGGTTTTACAAACcgcaaagaagaggaagaaaggagATGCAGGGAAGGTTTCTGTTACAAAAAGGTTGAAAAGAGAGGATGAAGAACAAAGGAAGGCCTTATCCTCCAAGCATAAAGGTTGTGATGAAACTGATAGG AAACGGAAGAAGATGTTGACTGGGGATAATGCCCTGATGTGCCACCAGTGCCAGAGGAATGATAAAGGGAGGGTGGTCTGGTGTAATTCATGCAGCAATAAGCGCTTCTGTGTGCCATGCATTGAAAGATG GTATCCTAATTTGTCAGAAGACGAATTTGCTGCAAAATGCCCATATTGTCGCAAGAACTGTAATTGCAAGGGATGCCTACGAATGCGAGGGGTTGAAGAG CCTCCAAAGAAGGAAATTTCTGAAGAAAACCAAATCTCTTATGCTTGTGATGTTGTGCGCTTGTTGCTTCCCTGGTTGAGAAAACTGCGACAGGAGCAGATGGAGGAGAAGAAATTGGAGGCTAAAATAAAAG GTGTTTTGGTTAATGATACGAAGTTGGAACAAGCTGAATGTAATCTAGATGAACGTGTCTACTG CAATAATTGTAAAACTTCTATAGTTGATTTTCATAGAAGCTGCAAGTATTGCTTTTATGATCTGTGCCTTGAATGCTGCGGGGAGATCCGCAAAGGTGAGATTCCTGGAGGAGAAGAGATAACGAAAGTAGAGCCTGAAAATAGAGGCCGGGATTATCTTTTTGGTACTACTAAGTCAAAGGATGGGAGTAAAGGGTTCTCCTTGAGGAGGCACAGCTCAGAAAATGAGCCTTCCAATGGAATAGGTTCTAGTGAGGGGGCAAGTAACTCTCTGGCGCTGTGGAAAGCAGAAAGTGATGGTAGCATACCTTGCCCACCAAAGGAGCTAGGAGGCTGTGGTGGTTCGATGTTGGACCTCAAGTGTTTTTTTCCAGAAAAGATGCTTTCCAATTTAGAAGAACGAGCTGACAGAATTATGAGGAGTGAAGTATTTGCAAACGCAGTAGCCAAAAGAAGTCATAGGTGCCCTTGTTATGACCATTCAGGGAACATAAGAACTCAGGATGTGCGAGCGGCTGCAAATAGGAAAGGCTCAAGTGATAACCACCTGTACTCCCCAGTTGCCACTGCTATCAAGGAGGATGACTTGGTGCACTTTCAGATGCATTGGTCCAAGGGTGAACCAGTTATTGTTTCTGACGTTCTACATTTGACTTCTGGTCTCAGTTGGGAGCCATTAGTTATGTGGCGGGCGTTGCGAGAGAAAAAGACTAATGGTGACGTAGAAGATGAGCACTTTGCTGTCAGGGCAGTAGATTGCCTCGATTGGTGTGAG GTGGAAATTAATATACACATGTTTTTTGTGGGATATATGAAAGGCAGAACGCACACCGTGGCACACTGGCCTGAGATGCTTAAGCTAAAGGACTGGCCACCatctagttcatttgatcagagATTGCCTCGCCATGGTGCTGAGTTTATCAGTGCATTGCCATTTCCTGAGTACACTGATCCTCGATATGGTCCGCTAAATCTTGCAGTCAAGCTTCCTGATGGTGCATTGAAGCCAGATCTTGGACCAAAAACTTACATTGCTTATGGATTTTACCAGGAGTTGGGCAGGGGTGATTCTGTGACCAAGCTTCACTGTGACATGTCTGATGCG GTAAATATATtgacacacacagcacaagtGCCCTACGAGTGTTATCAACCTGTGAAGATAGAGAAAACCAGAAAGAAAATGAAAGAGCAAGATCTTCAGGAACTTTATGGTGTTTCAGAATCCAGGAATATAACTGTTGATGAAATGCCAAAGACCTCATGTAATGATG GTTTGGACATCAATGTTGTACCACCTGTTAATACTAAATCTAAGGTACAAAGTGAGGCAGGCCAGTGTTCAGACTACATTGACAAGGATAAAAGTTATGCTGGGATGCATAACGGGGAGAGAACTGGTGGTGCTTTATGGGATATTTTCCGAAGAGAAGATTCTGACAAGCTACAAGATTATCTTAGGAAACGTGCCATGGAATTCCGGCACATCCATTGCGATCCTGTGAAGCAG GTTATTCACCCAATTCATGATCAGACTTTCTACTTAACTGAGGAGCATAAGAGAAAGCTCAAGGAAGAATACG GTGTTGAACCGTGGACTTTTGAGCAGAAGCTTGGTGAAGCAGTTTTTATTCCTGCTGGGTGTCCTCACCAAGTGAGAAATTTGAAG TCTTGCATCAAGGTTGCAATGGACTTTGTTTCCCCAGAAAATGTTGATGAGTGCATAAAACTGACTGGAGAGTTTAGGCGACTTCCACCTGGTCACAGGGCTAAAGAGGATAAACTGGAG ATTAAGAAGATTGCTCTTCATGCTCTAAACCAAGTAATAAATTTCTTGGATCCTTCCTCTGAGGG GTTGAAGAGTGGGGCTGCCCAACCTAAGAATAAAAAAGAAGCTGAAGCTGAAGAACAGAAGATGCCTAAAAGGGGTCGCCAATGTCGCAAGTCCAGTGATGAAGCTACTGAAGATAAGCCCGAAAAGAAGGCTGGTCGTCAAAGAGGTGAGAAGAGCGGAGACGGCAAGTCCAAAGATGACGCTGTTGATGAGAAGCCTCCTAAAAGGCAGAGCAATCACCTGAAAGGCTCTGGCAAGCCTAGGTGA
- the LOC136483038 gene encoding lysine-specific demethylase JMJ26-like isoform X1: MAISEDPEGAAGDGGGVTKRGIKARGKGAAKGRGRPKLRSEDRSFVAPVMDGVAVGDRVLRERRHAPNVFCERDTDDDNEETATNQSKRQRKKRNDAGKKRGPRKTKPEHVDSKAHFPNSKCHGDRKGGGVETIRGKDSWKGEVLQTAKKRKKGDAGKVSVTKRLKREDEEQRKALSSKHKGCDETDRKRKKMLTGDNALMCHQCQRNDKGRVVWCNSCSNKRFCVPCIERWYPNLSEDEFAAKCPYCRKNCNCKGCLRMRGVEEPPKKEISEENQISYACDVVRLLLPWLRKLRQEQMEEKKLEAKIKGVLVNDTKLEQAECNLDERVYCNNCKTSIVDFHRSCKYCFYDLCLECCGEIRKGEIPGGEEITKVEPENRGRDYLFGTTKSKDGSKGFSLRRHSSENEPSNGIGSSEGASNSLALWKAESDGSIPCPPKELGGCGGSMLDLKCFFPEKMLSNLEERADRIMRSEVFANAVAKRSHRCPCYDHSGNIRTQDVRAAANRKGSSDNHLYSPVATAIKEDDLVHFQMHWSKGEPVIVSDVLHLTSGLSWEPLVMWRALREKKTNGDVEDEHFAVRAVDCLDWCEVEINIHMFFVGYMKGRTHTVAHWPEMLKLKDWPPSSSFDQRLPRHGAEFISALPFPEYTDPRYGPLNLAVKLPDGALKPDLGPKTYIAYGFYQELGRGDSVTKLHCDMSDAVNILTHTAQVPYECYQPVKIEKTRKKMKEQDLQELYGVSESRNITVDEMPKTSCNDGTCKEISDSLDINVVPPVNTKSKVQSEAGQCSDYIDKDKSYAGMHNGERTGGALWDIFRREDSDKLQDYLRKRAMEFRHIHCDPVKQVIHPIHDQTFYLTEEHKRKLKEEYGVEPWTFEQKLGEAVFIPAGCPHQVRNLKSCIKVAMDFVSPENVDECIKLTGEFRRLPPGHRAKEDKLEIKKIALHALNQVINFLDPSSEGLKSGAAQPKNKKEAEAEEQKMPKRGRQCRKSSDEATEDKPEKKAGRQRGEKSGDGKSKDDAVDEKPPKRQSNHLKGSGKPR; the protein is encoded by the exons ATGGCCATCTCGGAGGACCCAGAGGGAGCCGCGGGCGATGGTGGCGGGGTGACGAAGCGGGGGATCAAAGCGCGGGGGAAAGGCGCCGCTAAGGGGCGCGGGAGGCCCAAGCTGCGGAGCGAAGACAGGTCCTTCGTGGCGCCGGTGATGGATGGGGTGGCGGTCGGGGACCGGGTGCTCAGGGAGAGGAGGCACGCGCCCAACGTCTTCTGCGAGCGCGACACGGATGACGACAATGAG GAGACTGCAACCAACCAATCCAAGCGTCAGAGAAAGAAGAGAAATGATGCTGGCAAGAAGAGGGGGCCTAGGAAAACCAAACCAGAACATGTGGACAGCAAGGCTCACTTCCCCAACAGCAAATGCCACGGTGACAGGAAGGGG GGTGGTGTTGAGACAATTAGGGGCAAGGACTCATGGAAGGGTGAGGTTTTACAAACcgcaaagaagaggaagaaaggagATGCAGGGAAGGTTTCTGTTACAAAAAGGTTGAAAAGAGAGGATGAAGAACAAAGGAAGGCCTTATCCTCCAAGCATAAAGGTTGTGATGAAACTGATAGG AAACGGAAGAAGATGTTGACTGGGGATAATGCCCTGATGTGCCACCAGTGCCAGAGGAATGATAAAGGGAGGGTGGTCTGGTGTAATTCATGCAGCAATAAGCGCTTCTGTGTGCCATGCATTGAAAGATG GTATCCTAATTTGTCAGAAGACGAATTTGCTGCAAAATGCCCATATTGTCGCAAGAACTGTAATTGCAAGGGATGCCTACGAATGCGAGGGGTTGAAGAG CCTCCAAAGAAGGAAATTTCTGAAGAAAACCAAATCTCTTATGCTTGTGATGTTGTGCGCTTGTTGCTTCCCTGGTTGAGAAAACTGCGACAGGAGCAGATGGAGGAGAAGAAATTGGAGGCTAAAATAAAAG GTGTTTTGGTTAATGATACGAAGTTGGAACAAGCTGAATGTAATCTAGATGAACGTGTCTACTG CAATAATTGTAAAACTTCTATAGTTGATTTTCATAGAAGCTGCAAGTATTGCTTTTATGATCTGTGCCTTGAATGCTGCGGGGAGATCCGCAAAGGTGAGATTCCTGGAGGAGAAGAGATAACGAAAGTAGAGCCTGAAAATAGAGGCCGGGATTATCTTTTTGGTACTACTAAGTCAAAGGATGGGAGTAAAGGGTTCTCCTTGAGGAGGCACAGCTCAGAAAATGAGCCTTCCAATGGAATAGGTTCTAGTGAGGGGGCAAGTAACTCTCTGGCGCTGTGGAAAGCAGAAAGTGATGGTAGCATACCTTGCCCACCAAAGGAGCTAGGAGGCTGTGGTGGTTCGATGTTGGACCTCAAGTGTTTTTTTCCAGAAAAGATGCTTTCCAATTTAGAAGAACGAGCTGACAGAATTATGAGGAGTGAAGTATTTGCAAACGCAGTAGCCAAAAGAAGTCATAGGTGCCCTTGTTATGACCATTCAGGGAACATAAGAACTCAGGATGTGCGAGCGGCTGCAAATAGGAAAGGCTCAAGTGATAACCACCTGTACTCCCCAGTTGCCACTGCTATCAAGGAGGATGACTTGGTGCACTTTCAGATGCATTGGTCCAAGGGTGAACCAGTTATTGTTTCTGACGTTCTACATTTGACTTCTGGTCTCAGTTGGGAGCCATTAGTTATGTGGCGGGCGTTGCGAGAGAAAAAGACTAATGGTGACGTAGAAGATGAGCACTTTGCTGTCAGGGCAGTAGATTGCCTCGATTGGTGTGAG GTGGAAATTAATATACACATGTTTTTTGTGGGATATATGAAAGGCAGAACGCACACCGTGGCACACTGGCCTGAGATGCTTAAGCTAAAGGACTGGCCACCatctagttcatttgatcagagATTGCCTCGCCATGGTGCTGAGTTTATCAGTGCATTGCCATTTCCTGAGTACACTGATCCTCGATATGGTCCGCTAAATCTTGCAGTCAAGCTTCCTGATGGTGCATTGAAGCCAGATCTTGGACCAAAAACTTACATTGCTTATGGATTTTACCAGGAGTTGGGCAGGGGTGATTCTGTGACCAAGCTTCACTGTGACATGTCTGATGCG GTAAATATATtgacacacacagcacaagtGCCCTACGAGTGTTATCAACCTGTGAAGATAGAGAAAACCAGAAAGAAAATGAAAGAGCAAGATCTTCAGGAACTTTATGGTGTTTCAGAATCCAGGAATATAACTGTTGATGAAATGCCAAAGACCTCATGTAATGATGGTACCTGTAAAGAAATTTCTGATA GTTTGGACATCAATGTTGTACCACCTGTTAATACTAAATCTAAGGTACAAAGTGAGGCAGGCCAGTGTTCAGACTACATTGACAAGGATAAAAGTTATGCTGGGATGCATAACGGGGAGAGAACTGGTGGTGCTTTATGGGATATTTTCCGAAGAGAAGATTCTGACAAGCTACAAGATTATCTTAGGAAACGTGCCATGGAATTCCGGCACATCCATTGCGATCCTGTGAAGCAG GTTATTCACCCAATTCATGATCAGACTTTCTACTTAACTGAGGAGCATAAGAGAAAGCTCAAGGAAGAATACG GTGTTGAACCGTGGACTTTTGAGCAGAAGCTTGGTGAAGCAGTTTTTATTCCTGCTGGGTGTCCTCACCAAGTGAGAAATTTGAAG TCTTGCATCAAGGTTGCAATGGACTTTGTTTCCCCAGAAAATGTTGATGAGTGCATAAAACTGACTGGAGAGTTTAGGCGACTTCCACCTGGTCACAGGGCTAAAGAGGATAAACTGGAG ATTAAGAAGATTGCTCTTCATGCTCTAAACCAAGTAATAAATTTCTTGGATCCTTCCTCTGAGGG GTTGAAGAGTGGGGCTGCCCAACCTAAGAATAAAAAAGAAGCTGAAGCTGAAGAACAGAAGATGCCTAAAAGGGGTCGCCAATGTCGCAAGTCCAGTGATGAAGCTACTGAAGATAAGCCCGAAAAGAAGGCTGGTCGTCAAAGAGGTGAGAAGAGCGGAGACGGCAAGTCCAAAGATGACGCTGTTGATGAGAAGCCTCCTAAAAGGCAGAGCAATCACCTGAAAGGCTCTGGCAAGCCTAGGTGA